One Triticum dicoccoides isolate Atlit2015 ecotype Zavitan chromosome 4B, WEW_v2.0, whole genome shotgun sequence genomic window carries:
- the LOC119292209 gene encoding lipid transfer protein EARLI 1-like produces the protein MAPSKLAILLAMNLAILVAVHGCGSCGNTPTVPVPSPPIAVPLPAPVPSPPSTGGGGGTCSIDTLKLKVRANVLNLLKLNLGVPTNE, from the coding sequence ATGGCGCCCTCCAAGCTCGCCATCCTCCTGGCCATGAACCTGGCCATCCTCGTGGCCGTGCATGGCTGCGGGTCGTGCGGTAACACACCGACCGTCCCGGTCCCAAGCCCGCCGATCGCCGTGCCCCTGCCAGCTCCCGTGCCGTCTCCGCCTTCgaccggcggcgggggcggcaccTGCTCCATCGACACGCTGAAGCTGAAGGTACGCGCCAACGTGTTGAACCTGCTGAAGCTCAACCTCGGCGTGCCGACAAACGAGTAG